The Streptomyces sp. NBC_01775 genome includes a region encoding these proteins:
- a CDS encoding DUF6227 family protein: MGEERHLTPAHHVDALLTRAQNPFDVSDRVLERLCGAVMFRVELHGWRHRNVPPPMLRCSSFRHVFLLADGSSLVLWELCYDSGGAEGTELYEVYDSAEALRRSEHRVHSWMGGGPEAPGAPAPHENPADGDDGHDAPGGPGGLEGVDPDGFEAEDGLKGHGFEGHTLGEYGLEEHDGFGALDGCFDSADPLGERGHGPTRISFDFLAATGAAYGRREYTETDSPEHARRLLRRAENRDRPGEETLTLLATALGHHILHVPKPLVPATDGQVWCSVYEHAFLLADGSKVSLYELEHNLTGSGRLVCEVYLDETVADQAAQRLARDRGIDL, encoded by the coding sequence ATGGGAGAGGAAAGGCACCTGACTCCTGCTCACCACGTCGACGCACTGCTGACGCGCGCTCAGAACCCGTTCGATGTCTCCGACCGGGTCCTCGAACGGCTGTGCGGCGCGGTGATGTTCCGGGTCGAGCTGCACGGCTGGCGGCACCGCAATGTCCCGCCGCCCATGCTTCGGTGCAGCAGCTTCCGGCACGTCTTCCTGCTCGCCGACGGCAGCAGTCTCGTGCTGTGGGAGCTGTGTTACGACAGCGGCGGCGCGGAGGGCACCGAGCTGTACGAGGTGTACGACAGCGCGGAGGCACTGCGCCGCTCGGAGCACCGGGTGCACTCCTGGATGGGCGGCGGGCCCGAGGCGCCGGGCGCACCGGCCCCGCACGAGAACCCGGCCGACGGCGATGACGGCCACGACGCTCCGGGCGGCCCGGGTGGCCTGGAGGGCGTCGACCCGGACGGCTTCGAGGCCGAGGACGGGCTGAAGGGGCACGGCTTCGAGGGACACACCCTCGGGGAGTACGGCCTGGAGGAGCACGACGGCTTCGGCGCCCTCGACGGCTGTTTCGACTCCGCCGACCCGCTCGGCGAGCGCGGCCACGGCCCGACGCGGATCTCCTTCGACTTCCTCGCCGCGACCGGGGCGGCCTACGGGCGGCGCGAGTACACCGAGACCGACTCCCCCGAGCACGCGCGGCGGCTGCTGCGCCGGGCGGAGAACCGCGACCGGCCGGGCGAGGAGACCCTCACACTGCTGGCCACCGCGCTCGGCCACCACATCCTGCACGTCCCCAAGCCCCTGGTACCGGCCACCGACGGCCAGGTGTGGTGCTCGGTGTACGAGCACGCCTTCCTGCTCGCCGACGGCAGCAAGGTCAGCCTGTACGAGCTGGAGCACAATCTGACCGGCAGCGGGCGCCTGGTGTGCGAGGTGTATCTGGACGAGACGGTCGCGGATCAGGCCGCCCAGCGCCTCGCCCGGGACCGGGGCATCGACCTGTGA
- a CDS encoding transglycosylase family protein, whose product MSARGRHRRYKPSSVQRVTLQVTAGGAGIAIPFAAAQVAHAAAQDAWEKVASCESGGKWDINTGNGFFGGLQFTQSTWQAYGGRAYASRADLASKSEQIAVAEKVLKGQGPGAWPNCGPRAGLSRGDAEPGRAPAGQASEEHKSAPGSQSAKASGPSPAEKARAEKAAARAKAEKAKAEKARSERAARAKAERGKKQTTYEVIGGDTLSSIADSHSVDGGWHSLYDRNRSEIGEDPDLILPGQQLRMTGAPQKAEAEKPARPAPEEQPRPQKPRHKAQNKQQSDKAESHKRQPKAQPHKAPRKADKAPAKAPQNASQGAIAPVSGVSPSTGYRASGGSWSSGHHTGVDFPVGTGTTVKAMAGGRVVSAGWGGAYGYQVVLRHADGKYSQYGHLSAISVRAGQSVDTGQRVGRSGATGNATGPHLHFEVRTGPGYGSDINPLTYLRGRGVRI is encoded by the coding sequence ATGTCCGCTCGTGGACGCCACCGTCGCTACAAGCCCAGCTCCGTCCAGCGCGTCACCCTCCAGGTGACGGCCGGCGGCGCCGGGATCGCGATCCCCTTCGCCGCGGCCCAGGTCGCGCACGCGGCTGCGCAGGATGCCTGGGAGAAGGTCGCGTCCTGTGAGAGCGGCGGCAAGTGGGACATCAACACGGGCAACGGATTCTTCGGCGGGCTCCAGTTCACCCAGAGCACCTGGCAGGCGTACGGCGGCAGGGCCTACGCCTCCCGCGCCGACCTCGCCTCCAAGAGCGAGCAGATCGCCGTGGCGGAGAAGGTGCTGAAGGGCCAGGGCCCGGGGGCGTGGCCCAACTGCGGGCCGCGTGCGGGGCTCTCCCGTGGTGACGCGGAGCCGGGCAGGGCTCCGGCAGGCCAGGCGTCCGAGGAGCACAAGAGCGCGCCCGGGTCGCAGTCCGCCAAGGCATCCGGTCCCTCACCTGCCGAGAAGGCAAGGGCGGAGAAGGCGGCGGCGCGGGCCAAGGCCGAGAAGGCGAAAGCGGAGAAGGCCCGCTCGGAGCGCGCCGCCCGCGCGAAGGCCGAGCGCGGGAAGAAGCAGACGACCTACGAGGTGATCGGCGGCGACACTCTTTCGAGTATCGCCGACTCGCACAGCGTGGACGGCGGCTGGCACTCCCTCTACGACAGGAACCGCTCGGAAATCGGCGAGGACCCCGATCTGATCCTGCCCGGACAGCAGCTGCGGATGACGGGCGCACCGCAGAAGGCGGAGGCCGAGAAGCCCGCGCGGCCGGCCCCCGAGGAGCAGCCCCGCCCGCAGAAGCCGCGGCACAAGGCGCAGAACAAGCAGCAGTCCGACAAGGCCGAGTCCCACAAGCGGCAGCCCAAGGCGCAGCCCCACAAGGCTCCCCGGAAGGCCGACAAGGCCCCCGCCAAGGCTCCGCAGAACGCGAGCCAGGGCGCGATCGCCCCCGTGAGCGGCGTCAGCCCGAGCACGGGCTACCGTGCGTCCGGCGGCAGCTGGTCGTCCGGGCACCACACAGGCGTCGACTTCCCGGTCGGCACGGGCACCACCGTCAAGGCGATGGCCGGCGGAAGGGTCGTCTCCGCCGGCTGGGGCGGCGCCTACGGATACCAGGTGGTGCTGCGCCACGCCGACGGCAAGTACAGCCAGTACGGGCACCTTTCGGCGATCTCCGTGCGCGCGGGCCAGTCCGTGGACACGGGCCAGCGCGTCGGCCGCTCCGGTGCCACGGGCAACGCCACCGGCCCGCACCTGCACTTCGAGGTCCGCACGGGCCCCGGATACGGCAGCGACATCAACCCGTTGACGTATCTGCGGGGGCGTGGCGTCCGGATCTGA
- a CDS encoding ABC transporter ATP-binding protein, which yields MSSTGAAASGAGRPGLELRGITAGYDRRTPVLRDVSLSVPAGEAVGLLGPSGCGKSTLARVAALLHRPYAGTVHLLGERATGWRHRAPRAQRTAVGVVFQQPRLAADPRLTLAALIAEPLRATGRQTEAAERTEELAGAVGLTGELLTRRPHEVSDGQLQRACVARALVLRPRILVCDEMTAMLDASTTAALVAVVEDYRQRTGAALLAVGHDRTLLERWCDRTVEHEAVRGGQGGQDRGASGGGGEALRSGRHAPADTSTG from the coding sequence ATGAGCAGCACGGGCGCGGCGGCATCCGGTGCGGGGCGTCCCGGGCTGGAGCTGCGCGGGATCACCGCCGGGTACGACAGACGTACGCCCGTGCTGCGCGATGTCTCGCTCAGCGTCCCGGCGGGCGAGGCCGTCGGGCTGCTCGGGCCGAGCGGCTGCGGCAAGTCCACCCTGGCGAGGGTCGCCGCGCTGCTGCACCGCCCCTACGCGGGCACCGTGCACCTGCTCGGCGAGCGGGCCACCGGCTGGCGGCACCGGGCGCCCCGCGCCCAGCGCACCGCCGTCGGCGTCGTCTTCCAGCAGCCCCGCCTGGCCGCCGACCCCAGGCTGACCCTCGCCGCGCTGATCGCCGAGCCGCTGCGTGCCACGGGCCGTCAGACCGAGGCGGCCGAGCGTACCGAGGAGTTGGCCGGGGCCGTCGGCCTCACGGGTGAGCTGCTGACCCGGCGCCCGCACGAGGTGAGCGACGGCCAGCTCCAGCGCGCCTGCGTGGCCCGCGCACTGGTGCTGCGGCCCCGGATACTCGTCTGCGACGAGATGACGGCGATGCTGGACGCCTCCACCACGGCGGCGCTGGTCGCCGTGGTGGAGGACTACCGGCAGCGCACCGGGGCCGCGCTCTTGGCCGTCGGCCACGACCGCACGCTCCTGGAGCGCTGGTGCGACCGCACGGTCGAGCACGAGGCGGTGCGGGGCGGGCAAGGCGGGCAGGACAGAGGCGCTTCCGGCGGAGGCGGCGAAGCCCTCAGATCCGGACGCCACGCCCCCGCAGATACGTCAACGGGTTGA
- a CDS encoding ABC transporter ATP-binding protein — MRGGREVAAVTDASFDLAAGECLALVGESGCGKSVLASALLGLLPGNARTRGRALLHGGEGRGGHGRGGAGDGRGGQENGAASGGLDLLAADEATLARTVRGRRVGLVPQSPAAHLTPVRSVRAQLTETVRELTGARGRELVRATLAAAERAAFPADHLDRYPHQLSGGLAQRAATALALVGDAPLLLADEPTTGLDRELVDRTVDELRGHADDGRGLLIITHDLAAAERVADRVAVMYAGRIVELSDAEAFFGQPGPRHPYARGLLEALPERAFVPVPGMPPELGALPDGCAFAPRCARAGAECDAVPALVEDVACHHPVVRVSGGPDGAEEDEKACEGSRR, encoded by the coding sequence ATGCGCGGGGGACGCGAGGTCGCCGCCGTCACGGACGCCTCGTTCGACCTGGCGGCGGGGGAGTGCCTCGCGCTGGTCGGCGAGAGCGGCTGCGGCAAGTCCGTGCTCGCCTCCGCACTGCTGGGCCTGCTCCCCGGCAACGCCCGCACGCGGGGACGGGCGCTGCTGCACGGCGGAGAGGGGCGCGGCGGTCACGGGCGCGGCGGCGCGGGGGACGGGAGAGGCGGTCAGGAAAACGGCGCGGCGTCCGGGGGGCTCGACCTGCTGGCGGCCGACGAGGCCACGCTCGCGCGCACCGTGCGCGGCCGGCGCGTCGGACTCGTGCCGCAGAGTCCCGCGGCACATCTGACGCCCGTGCGGAGCGTGCGTGCCCAGCTGACCGAGACCGTGCGCGAGCTGACCGGAGCCCGCGGCCGGGAACTTGTCCGGGCGACGCTCGCCGCGGCGGAGCGGGCGGCCTTCCCCGCCGACCATCTGGACCGCTACCCCCACCAGCTCTCGGGCGGGCTCGCCCAGCGCGCGGCGACCGCACTGGCGCTGGTCGGGGACGCGCCGCTGCTCCTGGCCGACGAGCCCACCACGGGCCTGGACCGCGAACTGGTGGACCGAACGGTCGACGAGCTGCGCGGCCACGCGGACGACGGGCGGGGGCTGCTGATCATCACCCACGACCTGGCGGCGGCCGAGCGCGTCGCCGACCGGGTCGCGGTGATGTACGCCGGGCGGATCGTCGAACTCTCCGACGCGGAAGCCTTCTTCGGGCAGCCCGGTCCCCGGCACCCGTATGCGCGCGGGCTGCTGGAGGCGCTGCCCGAGCGCGCCTTCGTCCCCGTCCCCGGCATGCCGCCCGAGTTGGGCGCTCTCCCGGATGGCTGCGCTTTCGCGCCCCGGTGCGCACGGGCGGGCGCCGAGTGCGACGCCGTGCCCGCGCTGGTGGAGGACGTGGCCTGCCACCATCCGGTCGTGCGCGTGTCCGGCGGGCCGGATGGTGCGGAGGAGGACGAGAAGGCGTGCGAAGGGAGCCGGAGATGA
- a CDS encoding ABC transporter permease: MRVWTSAGLAVAVVLAVVLVPLLFPLDEQAVDMANKLLPPSTAHPFGTDDVGRDVLLRCVYGLRVSLLVGVVAALASTVIGTAVGAAAGAAGGRTDRMVMRVVDVFSSVPHLLLGIFIVAMFRPGVWPVVVSVGLTHWLSTARIVRAEVLSLRSRPFIDAAISGGASRLRVAVRHLLPGVLPQAGLAAVLMVPHAIWHESALSFLGLGLPTHRASLGNMIQDARGTLLAGDWWPTLFPGLFIIVPTLALAGLAGVWRERINPRRRSELML, translated from the coding sequence CTGCGGGTGTGGACGTCCGCCGGACTGGCCGTGGCGGTGGTCCTCGCCGTCGTGCTCGTCCCCCTGCTCTTTCCGCTGGACGAGCAGGCCGTCGACATGGCGAACAAGCTCCTGCCGCCCTCCACAGCCCACCCGTTCGGCACCGACGACGTGGGGCGCGATGTGCTGCTGCGCTGCGTCTACGGGTTGCGCGTCTCGCTGCTCGTCGGCGTCGTCGCCGCGCTGGCCTCCACCGTCATCGGAACGGCCGTCGGCGCGGCGGCCGGCGCTGCGGGCGGCAGGACCGACCGGATGGTGATGCGGGTCGTGGACGTCTTCTCCTCGGTGCCGCACCTGCTGCTGGGCATCTTCATCGTCGCGATGTTCCGGCCCGGCGTCTGGCCCGTGGTCGTCTCGGTGGGGCTGACCCACTGGCTGTCCACCGCGCGGATCGTACGGGCCGAGGTGCTCTCGCTGCGCTCGCGGCCGTTCATCGACGCGGCGATATCCGGCGGGGCCTCACGCCTGCGGGTCGCCGTGCGCCATCTGCTGCCCGGGGTGCTGCCCCAGGCGGGGCTCGCGGCCGTCCTGATGGTGCCGCACGCCATCTGGCACGAGTCCGCGCTCTCCTTCCTCGGGCTGGGCCTGCCCACCCACCGGGCGAGCCTGGGCAACATGATCCAGGACGCGCGGGGCACGCTGCTGGCCGGCGACTGGTGGCCCACGCTCTTTCCCGGCCTGTTCATCATCGTTCCCACCCTCGCCCTCGCGGGCCTCGCCGGAGTGTGGCGGGAGCGGATCAACCCGCGCCGCCGATCGGAGCTGATGCTGTGA
- a CDS encoding ABC transporter permease: MTGRRALWAPIARLVGRRLLASLPVLAAVTFGVFAVAAASPFDPVQQYAGSAGLSASQETLDQLRRNLNADGPFPQRWWDWLTGALSGDFGDSTALRQPVTQVIGERLGWSVLLCAVGFAFALLAGTVLGVAAARRRGGPLDRAVTSVSYTLEAAPPFWLGLLGIWLFAVQLGVLPAGGLTDTGSDAVTVGSLVRHLALPALVLGISQVPWFLLYVRQGVGDALEEDAVRGARARGLAERTVLLGHALRSGLLPVLTLVGSRVPELITGALLVETVFSWPGIASATVEAATAADFPLLAALTTLATAAVLAGNLLSDLLYGLADPRVAWEEM, from the coding sequence GTGACCGGCCGCCGCGCTCTGTGGGCGCCCATCGCGCGCCTCGTCGGGCGGCGGCTGCTGGCCTCCTTGCCGGTGCTGGCGGCGGTGACCTTCGGGGTCTTCGCCGTCGCCGCCGCGTCCCCGTTCGACCCCGTTCAGCAGTACGCGGGCTCGGCCGGGCTCAGCGCCTCCCAGGAGACCCTCGACCAGCTCCGCCGCAACCTCAACGCCGACGGGCCCTTCCCGCAGCGCTGGTGGGACTGGCTCACCGGCGCGCTGTCCGGCGACTTCGGCGACTCCACCGCGCTGCGCCAGCCCGTCACCCAGGTCATCGGGGAGCGGCTGGGCTGGTCGGTGCTGCTGTGCGCCGTCGGCTTCGCCTTCGCACTGCTCGCCGGAACCGTGCTCGGCGTGGCCGCGGCCCGCCGCAGGGGCGGGCCGCTCGACCGGGCCGTCACCTCCGTCTCCTACACCCTGGAGGCCGCGCCGCCCTTCTGGCTCGGGCTGCTGGGCATCTGGCTGTTCGCCGTCCAGCTCGGCGTGTTGCCGGCCGGCGGGCTGACCGACACCGGCAGCGACGCCGTCACCGTCGGCTCGCTGGTCCGCCATCTGGCGCTGCCCGCGCTGGTGCTCGGCATCTCACAGGTGCCGTGGTTCCTGCTGTACGTGCGCCAGGGCGTCGGCGACGCGCTGGAGGAGGACGCGGTGCGCGGCGCGCGGGCCAGGGGGCTGGCCGAGCGCACCGTGCTGCTCGGGCACGCGCTGCGCTCGGGGCTGCTGCCCGTGCTGACGCTCGTCGGGTCACGGGTGCCCGAACTGATCACCGGAGCGCTGCTGGTGGAGACCGTCTTCAGCTGGCCGGGGATCGCCTCGGCCACCGTGGAGGCCGCGACCGCTGCGGACTTCCCGCTGCTGGCAGCGCTGACCACCCTGGCGACGGCCGCCGTGCTCGCCGGGAACCTGCTGTCCGACCTGCTCTACGGGCTGGCCGATCCCCGCGTCGCCTGGGAGGAGATGTGA